In Pseudomonas sp. ADAK2, the genomic window ATTCTGAAAGCGGTCTACGGCGAGGCAGGTCACGAGTGACCGGCTGGCGTCTGCTGCTGACGCGCCCCGCGGATGAGTCGGCGGCGCTGAGCAGCGTGTTGGCGCAAAGCGGGATTTTCAGCAGTTGCCTGCCGCTTTTGGAGATCGAGCCGATTGCCACCTCTGACACAATGCGCAACGTGATCCGGGATCTGGATCAGTTTTGCGCGGTAATTGTGGTGAGCAAGCCGGCGGCCAGGCTCGGCATTGATCTGCTCAGCCAGCAATGGCCTCGGCCACCGCGCCTGAAGTGGTTTAGTGTCGGCGCCGCCACTGCGCAAATCCTGGAAGAGGCCGGGCTCGATGTGAGCTTCCCGGTCGAGGGCGATGACAGCGAAGCCTTGCTTGAACTTGCGCAATTGCGCGAGGCTATCGCCCGGCCCGATCCGCGGGTATTGATCATGCGCGGGGAGGGCGGGCGCGAGTTGCTGGCCGGGCGTTTGCGCAAGCTTGGTGCTAGTGTCGAGTACCTGGAGTTGTACCGTCGTGGCTTGCCGAGCTATACGACGACTGCGCTGCCGGACCGGATCGCAGCGGAACGCTTGAACGGGCTGGTGGTCAGCAGTGGACAGGGTTTCGAGCACCTGCATCAATTGGCCGGCGATGCCTGGCCACGGTTGGCGCAGTTGCCGTTGTTTGTTCCAAGCCCAAGGGTCGCCGAGCTGGCACGTGCCGCCGGGGCCCAAACAGTTGTGGATTGTCGTGGCGCCAGTGCCGCGGCTTTGCTGACGGCGTTACGGGAGCAACCCGTACCCGTTCTCTAATGCAAAGGATGGATACGTGAGCGAAACAGTCTTGCCTAAAGATGACGTGCAGCCGGTGCTTGATGCACCCGTTGAAACTCCACCACCGGCTGCGGTGCAGCGCAGGGGCAATGGACTCGCAATCGTCGCCCTGTTGCTGGGCGCCGCCGGT contains:
- a CDS encoding uroporphyrinogen-III synthase produces the protein MTGWRLLLTRPADESAALSSVLAQSGIFSSCLPLLEIEPIATSDTMRNVIRDLDQFCAVIVVSKPAARLGIDLLSQQWPRPPRLKWFSVGAATAQILEEAGLDVSFPVEGDDSEALLELAQLREAIARPDPRVLIMRGEGGRELLAGRLRKLGASVEYLELYRRGLPSYTTTALPDRIAAERLNGLVVSSGQGFEHLHQLAGDAWPRLAQLPLFVPSPRVAELARAAGAQTVVDCRGASAAALLTALREQPVPVL